The Panthera leo isolate Ple1 chromosome D1, P.leo_Ple1_pat1.1, whole genome shotgun sequence region TTTTTTTACCTTTGCATTCCTTAGACTATAAATGAAGGGGTTCAGAAGAGGCGTCACCATAGTGGTGAGAACAGCAGTCACTTTGTCAAAATCCAGCGAACGGCTCTGGCTGGGCCTCACATACATGAAGATGTTGCTCCCATAGGCAATGGAGACAACTGTGATGTGAGAAGCACAGGTGGAAAATGCCTTCTGACGTCCTTGGGCTGAGGGGATGCGCAAAATGGTAGAAATGATGTAGGTGTAAGACACAATGGTGAGTACCAACGAGGTCAGGAGGACGAGGGAAGATAAGAGGAAGTTTATCATCTCAATGAAATGAGTGTCTATGCAAGCCACCTGTAGCAGAGGGGCAATGTCACAGAAAAAATGACTGATTTCTTTATAACAGTAGGGCAGTCTGGACACCACAATAGTTGGGCACAGCACTGAGAAGAAGGCTCCTACCCAGCATCCCAGAACCAGTAGGAGACAGACGTTGCTGTTCATGATGATGGTATAGCGCAGGGGGTTACAGATGGCCACGTAGCGGTCAAAGGACATCACCGCTAGGAGGATAAACTCCACTGTccccaagaaaaagaagaagtatGTTTGGGTTATGCAGCCAGCAAAAGATATGGTCTTCCTGTCCTCTAGAAGACAAGCTAATAGCTTTGGGGTAACTGAGGTAGtgtataaaatgtccagaaatgACAAATtactgaggaagaagtacattGGGGTTTGGAGGCGATTATCAGCCCATATTAGGGAAATGATGACAATATTTCCTGTGAGAGTTAACAGGTAAATAAACAAGAGGACCACAAAGAGGGAGATCTGAAGCTTCCGGATAACAGGGAAGGCAGTCAGGGTGAATTCAGTCACTGTGGTCTGATTTTGCATATCCATGGCATGCAATACTTAGTGGGCAGcacatctctgaaaaaaaaattatagagatgaAAATCAGCTTAAATGAGTTTCAATTCTCAGTATCAGTGATAAATGTAAAGTAGTAAAAGCTTTGAACCAAGAGTCAAGAGTGATTTCATCCTGCCACTCACTCTAATAAATATAGAACCTTGGATAAGTTACATGACATCTTCTAACCTTGGTATTCTCATATTTGGCATTTTTGGTTGAATGGCATTTTCTCCA contains the following coding sequences:
- the LOC122201060 gene encoding olfactory receptor 6M1-like, producing the protein MDMQNQTTVTEFTLTAFPVIRKLQISLFVVLLFIYLLTLTGNIVIISLIWADNRLQTPMYFFLSNLSFLDILYTTSVTPKLLACLLEDRKTISFAGCITQTYFFFFLGTVEFILLAVMSFDRYVAICNPLRYTIIMNSNVCLLLVLGCWVGAFFSVLCPTIVVSRLPYCYKEISHFFCDIAPLLQVACIDTHFIEMINFLLSSLVLLTSLVLTIVSYTYIISTILRIPSAQGRQKAFSTCASHITVVSIAYGSNIFMYVRPSQSRSLDFDKVTAVLTTMVTPLLNPFIYSLRNAKVKKVLREAISKIMSLLHRRT